From the Microcoleus sp. FACHB-831 genome, one window contains:
- a CDS encoding family 10 glycosylhydrolase, which produces MKQFVHNFFTTCADGLVSFSRARGRQAWFAFLIALSFSVTFITFPTSAQGKLSDVQGHWAQGCIEQLAQKKIISGYPDGSFKPGSPVTRAEFAAMIGSAFPNAAEVRKGISFADVPAKYWAKDAIAQAYKTGFLSGYPASAFQPNQKIPRVQALVSLASGLKYSPAKSVADTLNAGFADATTIPSYAREAIAGATEKGLVVNYPNARSLNPNQLATRADVAAFLCQAGVVDKSAIASLQQYVAGGTTTPPPTAELRGVWLTNIDSNVLFEKTRLSNAIQRLKELNFNTLYPTVWNWGYTLYPSDVAKNVIGRSLDPEPGLKGRDILKEIVDQGHQKGMAVIPWFEFGFMAPADSDLAKRHPDWLLAKSDRSKIWMEGPHQRVWLNPFRPDVQQFIEDLVVEIVSKYDVDGIQFDDHFGFPFEFGYDDFTVQLYKQENQGKAPPKDPKDPAWTRWRADKVTAVMKRMFAAVKARKQNVLVAVSPNPQEFSYTHSLADWQSWERQGLIEELIVQVYRDDLNRFTEELNRPEVKAAKAHIPVAVGILSGVKPHPVGIAQLQDQVQAARKQGLAGMSFFFYESLWNMAPDAPAKRQSALKSLFSNVVARPNVLNGWKPLS; this is translated from the coding sequence ATGAAGCAATTTGTACACAATTTTTTTACGACCTGTGCAGATGGGCTAGTCTCATTTAGCCGCGCTAGAGGGCGTCAAGCTTGGTTTGCTTTTCTAATTGCCCTTAGCTTTAGCGTTACGTTCATAACGTTTCCCACTTCAGCGCAGGGCAAATTGTCTGATGTGCAAGGGCATTGGGCACAAGGGTGTATCGAACAGCTAGCCCAAAAAAAGATTATTAGCGGCTATCCTGATGGTAGTTTTAAACCAGGCTCCCCTGTGACAAGGGCTGAATTTGCGGCGATGATTGGCAGCGCGTTCCCTAATGCGGCTGAAGTACGCAAAGGAATTTCATTTGCCGATGTTCCAGCTAAGTATTGGGCTAAAGATGCGATCGCGCAAGCCTATAAAACAGGATTTCTCTCTGGCTACCCCGCTAGCGCCTTCCAACCAAACCAGAAGATTCCCCGCGTGCAAGCCTTGGTATCTTTGGCGAGTGGGTTGAAATATTCTCCCGCTAAATCTGTAGCTGATACTTTGAATGCAGGTTTTGCCGATGCCACGACGATCCCTAGCTATGCGCGAGAAGCGATCGCCGGAGCAACTGAAAAAGGTCTTGTGGTAAATTACCCTAACGCGCGATCGCTCAATCCCAACCAACTAGCTACCCGCGCTGATGTGGCGGCTTTTTTATGTCAAGCTGGTGTTGTAGATAAAAGCGCGATCGCTTCTTTACAGCAGTATGTCGCAGGTGGAACAACTACGCCGCCTCCAACTGCTGAGTTGCGGGGTGTGTGGCTGACTAATATAGATAGCAACGTGCTGTTTGAAAAAACGCGCCTTAGCAATGCCATACAACGCCTCAAAGAACTAAACTTCAACACTCTCTATCCCACTGTTTGGAATTGGGGATATACACTTTATCCCAGCGATGTCGCAAAAAATGTCATCGGGCGATCGCTCGATCCCGAACCCGGACTGAAAGGGCGAGACATACTCAAAGAAATTGTAGACCAGGGACATCAAAAAGGCATGGCCGTTATTCCCTGGTTCGAGTTCGGCTTTATGGCACCAGCAGATTCAGACTTAGCCAAGCGTCACCCCGATTGGTTGCTCGCAAAGAGCGATCGCTCCAAAATCTGGATGGAAGGGCCGCACCAGCGAGTTTGGCTGAATCCATTTCGTCCAGATGTCCAGCAGTTCATCGAAGATTTAGTTGTCGAAATTGTCAGCAAATACGATGTTGATGGCATTCAGTTTGACGACCATTTTGGCTTTCCTTTTGAGTTTGGCTACGACGATTTCACCGTTCAGCTATACAAGCAAGAAAACCAGGGCAAAGCTCCTCCTAAAGACCCCAAAGATCCCGCATGGACTAGGTGGCGGGCTGACAAAGTAACTGCTGTTATGAAGCGGATGTTCGCAGCTGTCAAAGCTCGTAAACAAAACGTTTTAGTAGCTGTGTCTCCTAATCCTCAAGAGTTCTCTTACACCCACTCTTTAGCAGACTGGCAGAGTTGGGAACGTCAGGGGTTAATTGAGGAATTGATCGTGCAGGTTTATCGAGACGATCTCAACCGCTTTACTGAAGAGTTAAATCGCCCCGAAGTCAAGGCGGCAAAAGCTCACATTCCAGTTGCAGTTGGAATTCTAAGTGGAGTAAAACCTCACCCGGTTGGGATTGCCCAGCTTCAAGATCAAGTACAAGCTGCTCGCAAGCAAGGATTAGCTGGGATGTCGTTCTTCTTCTATGAAAGTTTGTGGAATATGGCTCCAGATGCGCCCGCCAAAAGGCAGTCTGCGCTTAAATCGCTGTTTTCTAACGTTGTGGCGCGACCGAATGTATTAAATGGGTGGAAGCCATTAAGTTAG